The following is a genomic window from Acidobacteriota bacterium.
CATCGACCTGGGGAGCGGGCGAACTGAAAGGCGTTGGCACTTATGGCGCGCCGCGCGGCGCGCTCGCCCATTGGGTAAAAATCAAAGACCAGAAAATTTCCAACTATCAAGCGGTCGTTGCCACCACCTGGAACGGTTCCCCGAAAGACCCGACCGGACAGCACGGACCCTTTGAAGCCTCGTTGATTGGTCTGCCGGTTCACGACCCCAAACAACCGCTCGAAATTCTTCGGGTGATTCACTCATTCGACCCTTGTCTTGCGTGTTCGACGCACGTTCTCGATATGGACGGCAACGAAATCACGCAGGTCGAAGTGGTCAAATAGGGGAAAGGAGGCCACTTGAGATGACAGCGGATGTTCAACACATAAAAGTCGAGGCTGTGCCGCAGGTGAAGACCGAACGCACGGTCAGGTATTACGTCTGGGACAGAATCGTGCGCCTTACGCACTGGGTCAACCTGTTTGCGGTCGCCACTTTGATTTACACGGGTTTTTATATCGGCGGGCCCTTTTTCCGCCCCACGGTTGATGAACCCTACGGCGCGCATTCGATGGCGACGATGAAAAATCTGCATTTCATTGCGGCGGTAGTTTTCACCATGAATGGCTTGGTGAGATTTTACTGGTTTTTCGCCGGTAAAACTTACAGCCAGTGGTTTCGCCTCAACCTCTGGCAAGGCGATTACTGGCGCGAAGTCTGGTGGAAGTTAAAAGAATATCTTTCTCTGCGTTATGTTGACCGCGAACCGCACACCCTCGGTCATAACGCGCTGGCGTCGCTCAGTTATTCACTGCTGTTTCTTGCCGCCTCGTTTATCGGTGTCACCGGATTTGCGATGGCTGGCAAAATCAATCCCGGCGGATTCCTCGATACCTTTTTCGGATGGGTGGTTCCGCTATTTGGCAGCGAAGCCAATGTGCGCAGCATCCATCGGTTGATGATGTGGGCGATCATCGCTTTTATGATTCACCACATCGCTTTCGTTTTTTATTATGAAATTTTCGCGGAGAAAGGCTTGTTGTCGTCGATCATCACCGGCATCAAGATTCGCCCCGCGAGTTGGAAACCGAACGAGAAACCATGGAAGAAGGAATGAATCTGGTCATTTTAGGCATCGGCAATCCGCTTCTCGGCGATGATGGTTTCGGCGTCGAAGTAGCCAGGCGTTGCAAAACTTGTAATGATCTCGCCGGAGTTGATGTGGTAGACGGCGGGTCGCAAGGGTTGTACCTGTTGCCTTATCTGAAAGACCGCACCCACATCATTGTTGCCGATGCCATAGCCTTTGGCGGAACCCCCGGCGAAATCGTGAGACTTGATGCCGAACAAGTTCCTGCAAAACTGAGCGTCAAAATGTCCGAGCATCAAGTCTCCTTTCACGAAGTTCTCGCGCTGATGCAACTGCTCAACTATCAACCACAGGAGTTCGTCTTTTTCGGCGTACAACCCAAAAGTCACCTTTGGGGCGAACCGATGTGTGCGGAAGTCGCATCTTCGATTGATGCAGTCGTTGAAAAAATAACCGCGCAGGTAAACCGTTGGAGGAATCACACAAATGGAACTCATGAATGCTTTGGCGCTGCTCAATGAAATCAAACATGCGTTGATTGAACTGAGAGTGAATGGCGCAACCCGCACCATCAACATTTTGAATTTCCCGCTTACCAATAATGATTCGCAATTTCTCGATGAAACACTCGGACGCGGCAATTTGACGATTGATTATCGCGGCGCCGAACATACCTTCTGGCAAGAAGCGAAAATCGCCGGCGTCTGGTGGGGTGAATATCGCAACTCGAATAACAAAGTGACGCTCAGAACCATTGAAATCGCCGAAGTGCCGATGCTTACCAAAGCTCAACGCGAAGATATGGAATTCGGTATCGCGAAATTGGAAGCCTTGACCGCAGAGTATGATTCAGACGGGAAAAAAATCTTGCCGGCGTAGATGTGAACATTTGACGACCGGGGTCAATTTTCAAATTGATTGGCTTAACAAATTGTCGGTGTGAATTTCAGCGACCTCTGCGAAAACCTCCGCGTTCTCTGCGGTTTTGCCGGTAAATGAAACCGCCGAGAGGCAGAGAAAAATGCAGAGGTCGCCAGGTTTGTAGAGACTTTTATGCACGAAGCCGCCATCATTCAAGGCATTCTCGAAGTCGCCGAACGGCAAGCCCGCGAGCACGGCGCATGCGCCATAAAAAAAATCAAACTCAAGGTCGGTGAATTTCGCGGCGTGGTTCGCGAGGCGTTGGAATTTTCTTTCGCGGCAATGAAACTCGAGACAATGGCTCACAACTCAGAACTTGAAATCGAAACCATCAAACTGCGGGTTCATTGTCAGCGTTGCGGCGAAGTCGAATCATCAATCAATGATTTCAATTTGCTCTGTCCCAAGTGCAACGAAATGTTGATAATCATTGCCGGCAGAGAATTGCAAATCGAATATCTCGATATTGAATAGACGGGAGATAAAATGCATCAGGTAACTCTCGAATCCAACATCCTCGAAGCCAACGAAGCACTGGCGGCGGAAAACCAAATCTTCTTTAACCGTCACAACATCTTCGTTATCAATTTTATGTCAGCGCCCGGCGCAGGAAAAACCTCTGTGCTCGAAGCCACCATCAAGCGCATCAAATCGGATTATCGGCTCGGCGTCATCGAAGGCGATTTGATGACCACGCTCGACGCCGACCGCATCGCCGCGCTTGGCGTTCCGGCTTATCAAATCACCACCGGAACCGTATGCCACCTCGACGCCAAAATGGTTCACCATGCGCTTCACCATTTCAAGGTCAATGATTTGGATTTATTGTTGATTGAAAATGTCGGCAATCTGGTTTGCCCCGCCGAATTCAATCTCGGCGAAGATTTGCGGGTGATGGTTTACTCGACAGTTGAAGGCGCGGAAAAACCCAAGAAATACCCCTTCATGTTCCATGAATCGCAAGCCGTGTTGCTCAACAAAATTGATTTGCTTCCTTATTCGGGGGTTGAACTCGCTGAACTTGAACGCAATGTTTTGGAAGTCAACCCCGAAGCCAAAATTTTTCCGATTTCCTGTCGCACCCAAGAGGGGTTGGATGAATGGGTCGTGTGGCTTAGGAATTGCGTTGAAACTCATAAGCAAAATGCAATGGCGAATTTTTCATAAGTTCACCTTTGCTTTTTAATAATCAGCGCCCCGGATGCAAACTGGTTGAGTAATTTTTACCAACGGCGGATGTCATGAAGCAGGCAATTATCGAAAGCCGCGATTTTCAAAAACTGATTGACGTGTTAATCGGTGAAGGTTTTCAAGTGATGGCTCCGACCATCAGTGATGGCGCAATCGTTTATGACCGCGTCGAATCGGTTCAGGAATTCCCCATCGGTTGGACGGATGAACAGGAAGCGGGTATCTACCGTTTGAAAAAACGCCATGACCAGGCGTTGTTCGGTTATGTTGTCGGACCGCATTCGTGGAAAAAATTTCTTCACCCGCCGACCGTTCGCCTCTGGCAAGCGCGACGTGACGCCAATGGCTTGCATTTCATCGAAGCGCGACGCCAGTCGCCTAAGTTTGCTTTCTTAGGCGTGCGCGCTTGCGAGATTCACGCCATCGAAATTCAAGACCGGGTTTTTCTGCAAGGACAAATCACCGACCAAACTTACGCAACCAACCGCGAAAACCTTTTCATCGTTGCCGTCAATTGCACGCAACCGGGAAACACCTGCTTTTGCACATCGATGAAGACCGGGCCGAAAGCCACCAGGGGTTTCGATTTATCGCTTACTGAAATTTTGCAGGACAATCAGCATTATTTCGTCGTTGAAAGCGGGAGCGAACGTGGTGAAGCGATTCTCGAACAAATTCCCCATCGCCAATCCACAGACGTAGAAAATCAACACGCCGATGAGTTGTTGCGTCAGTCCGCTGAACATATGGGGCGACAACTCAATACCGATGGGATTAAAGAGTTGCTCTATCGCAATATGGAACATCCGCGTTGGGATGATGTCGCAAAGCGTTGTTTGACCTGTGCCAATTGCACGATGGTCTGTCCGACCTGTTTTTGCACAACCGTTGAAGACGTAACCGATTTGCGCGGCGAGCATGCCGAGCGTGTGCGCAAGTGGGATTCCTGTTTCACCTTGGATTTTTCTTACATACATGGCGGCAATGTTCGCCATTCAACCAAATCGCGTTATCGCCAATGGATGACCCATAAACTGGCGAGTTGGATTGATCAATTCGGTTCGTCGGGTTGCGTTGGTTGCGGGCGGTGCATCACCTGGTGTCCGGTCGGCATAGACATTACCGAAGAGACGCGGGCGATTCGTGAAAGCGAAAACGCTACCAGCGAAACCGCTACCAGCGAAACCGCTACCAGTGACATTATGGCAAGCGAACTGCCGGATAAGGAGGTGTGAAGTGGAAACTCTTGAACCGCTGCTGGCGGCGCATCCTTTTTTCAAAAACCTCGAAGAGAGTTTTCTGAAACTCATCACCGGTTGCGCGTCGAATGTGCGCTTTGAAGCGGGCGAGTTCATCGGTCGCGAAGGCGCAAACGCCGACCATTTTTATCTCATACGTCATGGACAGGTCTCTTTACAGGTCGCCTCTCCATCTCGCGGCGCGATGGTTGTGCAAACCATCGGCGAAGGCGAAATACTCGGCTGGTCATGGCTGGTGCCGCCTTACCGCTGGACGCTCGATGTGCAAGCCATCACCCTCACACGCGCCATTGCACTTGATGGCAAATGCATTCGCGCGAAATGCGAAGAAAATCATGATTTGGGTTATGAACTGCTGAAACGCTTTACCCAAATCATGGTGCAGCGACTCGAAGCGACGCGCATTCAACTGTTGGATATTTATGGCACCCACGCTTGATGAACAAATGCATATATCAGGTTCAGCTGAAGCGATGTTGCCGCGCGCTTATGCGATTCGCCGGGTGAAGCGCGAAACCGCCGACACCTTCACGATGGAATTTGAACCGGTTGATGGCGCGAGTGAATTAACTTTTGCTGCCGGGCAATTCAATATGCTCTACGTCTTCGGCGTCGGTGAAGTGCCGATTTCCATCAGCGGCAATCCCGCAAATCCGCAAACTCTGGTGCATACGACGCGCGTTGTCGGAACCGTCACCAAAGCGTTGGGCGAATTAAAACGCGGCGATAGAGTTGGCATTCGCGGCGCGTATGGTCGCGGCTGGCCGGTTGCCGCAGCCACCGGTAATGATGTGGTCATCGTGGCCGGCGGCATCGGGCTTGCTCCCCTCAGACCGGTAATGTACGAGATGCTCGCGGCGCGCGAAAAATTCGGTAAAGTGGTGTTGCTTTACGGCACACGCACGCCTGCGGACATTCTCTTTCGCAAAGAACTCGAAGAGTGGCGGGCGCGATTTGACCTCGAAGTTTTCATCACGGTTGACCGCGGCAGTCCCGATTGGCGCGGCAATGTCGGTGTGGTCACCACCTTGATTCCCAAAGCGCCGTTTGACCCGACAAATACCCTTGCGATGATTTGCGGACCCGAAGTGATGATGCGATTTACCATCAACGCGCTACAAAAACGCGGCGTGCCCGCCGAAGCGATTTATGTTTCGATGGAACGCAATATGAAATGCGCCATCGGTTTTTGCGGGCATTGCCAGTACGGCGGCGCGTTTATTTGCAAAGACGGTCCCGTTTTCAGCTACGCGCAGATTCAAGAACTGTTCGGCAAATCGGAGATTTAGTTATGCACGCGAAACCCAAACTCGCGGTCTGGAAATTCGCTTCCTGTGATGGCTGTCAATTGAGTCTGCTGGATTGCGAAGATGAATTGCTGGCGGTTGCGGCGGAAATTGAAATCGCCAATTTTCCCGAAGCCTCGCGGGCAGTGGTGCGTGGCCCCTATGATTTGTCGTTGGTCGAAGGTTCGATTACCACGCCGCATGATGCCGAACGCATTCATCAGGTGCGCCGCGCCTCGAAACGCCTCGTTACCATCGGCGCGTGCGCCACTGCCGGAGGTATTCAGGCGCTTAGAAATTTCAAAGACGCGCGCGAATTCATCTCCATCGTTTATGCGACGCCTGATTACATTCACACGCTCAATAAATCGACGCCGATTTCCGACCACGTCTTCGTCGATTTTGAATTGCAGGGTTGCCCGATAAACAAAACGCAACTCATCGAAGTCATCAGCGCGTTTTTGAATAACCGCAAACCCAACACGCCGCCGCACTCGGTTTGTATCGAATGCAAAAGGCGCAACAATGTTTGCGTGATGGTGGCGCGCGGCACGCCTTGTCTGGGTCCGGTGACGCACGCCGGTTGCGATGCGCTTTGCCCTTCGTATCATCGCGGTTGTTACGGATGTTTCGGGCCGATGGAATCGCCCAACACCAGAGCGTTAAGCACGCAATTTGCCAAAATGGGTGTGCAAGATATGGAACTGGTTCGCCTGTTTCGCGGCATCAACGCTTATGCGGAGCCGTTTCGCAAAGAGAGTGAAGCGCATGAAAAATAGAACCATCAAAGTCGAATATTTGGCTCGCGTCGAAGGCGAGGGGGCGCTGTTTGTCAAACTCAAAGGCGATGAAGTGGTTGACGTGAAGTTGAAAATTTTCGAGCCGCCGCGTTTTTTTGAAGCCTTTCTTCGCGGACGTCATTTTTCAGAAGTCCCTGATATTACGGCGCGCATCTGCGGCATTTGCCCGATTGCTTATCAGATGAGTTCGATTCACGCGATTGAAAATGCTTTTGGCGTAAAGGTCGAAGGCGCACTGCGCGCCTTGCGGCGGCTGATTTATTGCGGCGAATGGATTGAAAGCCATGTGTTGCATGTTGCCATGCTGCACGCGCCGGATTTTCTCGGTTATGCCGATGCCTTGCAGATGGCAAAAGACCACCCGGAAATTGTGCAACTGGCGCTCAGATTAAAGAAAGCCGGTAACGCCATAGTGGCGCTGCTCGGCGGCAGAGAAATTCATCCGGTCAATGTTCGCGTCGGCGGTTTTTATCGCGTGCCGACCCGGCGGGAACTTGCGCCACTCCTTGAACAACTCAAAACGGCGCGTGATGAAGCCGCAACCCTGGTGCGTTTTGTCGGTGGCTTGGAGTTTCCCGATTTTGAACGCGATTATGAATTCGTCGCCCTGCGTCACGAAAGCGAATATCCGTTTAATGAAGGGCGGTTGGTTTCCAACCAAGGTTTAGATATCGACATCAGTCAATACGACGCGCATTTCGTTGAAGAACACGTCGAACATTCCAACGCTTTGCAGTCAACCCTGAAAGCGCGCGGCGCGTATTTCGTCGGACCTTTAGCGCGGTACAATTTGAATTTCGATAAATTGTCGCCGCTCGCTAAAAGCGCCGCCAGCGCCGCAGGACTCACGCATACCTGTAACAATCCTTTTAAAAGCATCATTGTTCGCGCCGTTGAAACGCTTTACGCTTTCGATGAAGCAATTCGTATCATTGAAAATTACGAGATGCCTGAACGCGCGGCGATTGATTTGGAACCGCAATCTGCAACCGGCTATGGTTGCACCGAAGCGCCGCGCGGCATCTGTTTTCATCGCTACAAGTTTGATGAGCAAGGCTTGGTGGCGGATGCGAAAATCGTTCCGCCGACCTCGCAAAATCAGCAGACCATTGAACAGGATTTGCGGGCGTTTGTGCCCGCGCACATCGCGCTTGACCAGAATGAACTGACCTGGCGATGCGAACAGGCTGTGCGCAATTACGACCCCTGCATCTCTTGCGCGACCCATTTTTTACGACTGGAAATCGAGCGCGAATAAGGTCTACTGACTTGATGGCGCTAAATGAATGCTTGAGCAAACGATAAAAACTTTAATCATCGGAGTCGGTAATCGCTATCGCCACGATGATGCGGTGGGGTTAATCATCGCTTCGCGGTTGTGCGCGAAACTTTCGGATGATTGTGAAATCATCGCACACAGCGGCGAAGGCGCTGCATTGATGGAAATGCTGAAAGATAAAAATTCCGTCATTATCATTGATGCGGTGAGTTCAGGCGCAACCGTCGGAACGATTCACCGGCTGAATGCGAATGCGCAAAAAATTCCCACGAATTTTTTTAATTATTCAACTCACGCATTCAGCCTTGCCGAAGCGATAGAGATGGCGCGAGTTTTACATCAACTGCCCGAACGATTATTGATTTACGGCATCGAAGGCGAAAATTTTACGATGGGCGAAGGCTTATCATCGGCGGTTGAACGGGCAGCGCGAGAAGTTGAATCGGAAATTTTGCGCCTCGCGCAACAGGCGCAATTGATAAAATCGGTTTAAGATAGTCATTCGCGAAAAAAATCAGAGATAAATTCATGCAAGGTGAAATGGCACAACCGGTGAGTGGTGTCGAAAGCCGCAGTCGTTTGCGACTAACGATTCGCGGCGCGGTTCAAGGTGTGGGCTTTCGACCATTCATTTATCGGTTGGCTTTGGAACTCAGGCTCACAGGTTGGGTCAACAATTCGGCGCAAGGCGTATTTATCGAAGTCGAAGGCGAGCGCCAACAACTCGAAAACTTTCTGCTGCGCATCGAACCCGAAAAACCGCCGCAATCGTTTATTCAAAGCCTCGAATCGGCGTTTCTCGACGCCAAAGGCTTTACGAAATTTGAAATCATCAAAAGCGACGACGCGGGTGCAAAGACCGCTATCGTTTTGCCGGACATCGCCACCTGCAAAGATTGTCTCAGCGAAATATTTGACCCAACCAATCGCCGCTATCGTTATCCCTTCACCAACTGCACCAATTGCGGGCCGCGTTTTTCCATCATCGAAGCCCTGCCTTACGACCGCGTGAGCACCACGATGAAAAAATTCGCGATGTGCGAAGCCTGCAAAACGGAATATGAAAACCCGCTCGACCGCCGCTTTCACGCGCAGCCCAATGCCTGTCCCGCGTGCGGGCCACAACTCGAACTCTGGAACCGTGAAGGCAAATCAATCGCCGCTAAAGATAGAGCTTTGCTTGCCGCTGCCGATGCCATCAGACAAGGCGCAGTGGTTGCAGTGAAAGGCTTGGGCGGATTTCATTTGATGGTCGATGCGCGAAATGATGAAGCGGTAAAAAATTTACGCCAGCGTAAGCGCCGCGAAGAAAAACCCTTCGCCCTGATGTGCCCGTCGCTCGCCTCCATCAAAGCCCTTTGCCAGGTCTCTGACCTTGAAGCGCGAATGCTCGTTTCATCGGAATCGCCAATCATCTTGCTCAAGCGAAAACCAAAAGACTCCGGACTCCAGACTCCAGACTCCAGACTTTCTGATGTGCTGGCTCCCGATAATCCTTATCTTGGCGTGATGCTTGCCTATACGCCTTTGCATCACTTGTTGATGAATGAACTGGGATTTCCGGTCGTGGCAACCAGCGGCAATCTTTCCGATGAGCCGATTTGCATTGATGAATTTGAAGCCCTTGAACGATTAAAAAATATTGCCGATGTGTTTCTGGTTCACAATCGTCCGATTGCGCGTCACGTCGATGATTCGATTGTGCGGGTGATGGCGGGGCGCGAACTGGTGATGCGGCGGGCGCGCGGTTTTGCGCCGCTGCCTGTGCATTTGAAAGAAACATCGAAAGTCATTCTCGCAACCGGCGCGCATTTAAAAAACACTGTGGCGCTTGCCGTCGGCAAAGAAATTTTTCTCAGCCAGCACATTGGCGATTTGGAAACCGCCGAGGCTTACGGCGCTTTTCAACAAGTGATTGCAAGTTTCAAAAACCTCTACGAAGCCGAACCCGCACAAATCGCTTGCGATGCGCACCCGGATTATCTGTCAACCAAATTTGCCAAAGCTTCGGATGTACCAATCACAAGCATTCAACACCATTTTGCCCATGTAATGGCTTGTCTGGCGGAAAATGAGATTGCAGAAAGCGCGCTGGGCGTGGCGTGGGACGGCACAGGTTACGGAACGGATGGAACCATCTGGGGCGGTGAATTTTTGCAAGTGTCGGATGGCGCATATCGACGTGTGGCGCACTTTCGCGCCTTTCATCTGCCGGGCGGTGATCGGGCAATCAAAGAACCGCGCCGCATTGCGCTTGGCTTGCTCTATGAAATTTTCGGCGACGCGGTTTTTGCGATGGATGAACTCGCGCCGGTTGGCGCTTTTACCGCAGAAGAGCTTTCGCTGTTAAAGCAGATGCTGCAAAAGCAAATCAATGCGCCACTGACCTCAAGCGCCGGACGTTTATTCGATGCTGTCGCCGCAATCATCAACCTCTATCAGCGCGTCAGATTCGAGGGGCAAGCGGCAATGCAACTGGAATTCGCGCTTGACGGCACCACAAGCAACAACGCTTATCAATTGCGGATTGCGGGAGAGGCTCAAGCCTGCTGCGAATTGCGTAATAATAAGTGTCACTCATCACTCATCACTCACCACTCATCACTTGAAGCCAATGACTCCAGACTCCAGACTCCAGACTCCAGACTGATATTCGATTGGCAACCGATGATACTTGGAATTATTGAAGACTGGCGCAAGCAGATTCCGGTTGCAGAAATCTCTGTGAAATTTCATAACACACTGGTCGAAGCGATTGTCAGTATCGCCAGGCTTATCGGCGAACAATGTGTGGTTTTAACCGGCGGATGTTTTCAAAATAAATATTTAACTGAACGAGCGGTTGCGCGCTTGCGCGAGGAAGGCTTTCGCCCTTACTGGCATCAACGCATTCCACCAAATGATGGCGGCATTGCGTTGGGGC
Proteins encoded in this region:
- a CDS encoding cyclic nucleotide-binding domain-containing protein — protein: METLEPLLAAHPFFKNLEESFLKLITGCASNVRFEAGEFIGREGANADHFYLIRHGQVSLQVASPSRGAMVVQTIGEGEILGWSWLVPPYRWTLDVQAITLTRAIALDGKCIRAKCEENHDLGYELLKRFTQIMVQRLEATRIQLLDIYGTHA
- a CDS encoding oxidoreductase produces the protein MHAKPKLAVWKFASCDGCQLSLLDCEDELLAVAAEIEIANFPEASRAVVRGPYDLSLVEGSITTPHDAERIHQVRRASKRLVTIGACATAGGIQALRNFKDAREFISIVYATPDYIHTLNKSTPISDHVFVDFELQGCPINKTQLIEVISAFLNNRKPNTPPHSVCIECKRRNNVCVMVARGTPCLGPVTHAGCDALCPSYHRGCYGCFGPMESPNTRALSTQFAKMGVQDMELVRLFRGINAYAEPFRKESEAHEK
- a CDS encoding FAD/NAD(P)-binding protein, producing MAPTLDEQMHISGSAEAMLPRAYAIRRVKRETADTFTMEFEPVDGASELTFAAGQFNMLYVFGVGEVPISISGNPANPQTLVHTTRVVGTVTKALGELKRGDRVGIRGAYGRGWPVAAATGNDVVIVAGGIGLAPLRPVMYEMLAAREKFGKVVLLYGTRTPADILFRKELEEWRARFDLEVFITVDRGSPDWRGNVGVVTTLIPKAPFDPTNTLAMICGPEVMMRFTINALQKRGVPAEAIYVSMERNMKCAIGFCGHCQYGGAFICKDGPVFSYAQIQELFGKSEI
- a CDS encoding hydrogenase expression/formation C-terminal domain-containing protein; protein product: MELMNALALLNEIKHALIELRVNGATRTINILNFPLTNNDSQFLDETLGRGNLTIDYRGAEHTFWQEAKIAGVWWGEYRNSNNKVTLRTIEIAEVPMLTKAQREDMEFGIAKLEALTAEYDSDGKKILPA
- a CDS encoding Ni/Fe hydrogenase subunit alpha, with the protein product MKNRTIKVEYLARVEGEGALFVKLKGDEVVDVKLKIFEPPRFFEAFLRGRHFSEVPDITARICGICPIAYQMSSIHAIENAFGVKVEGALRALRRLIYCGEWIESHVLHVAMLHAPDFLGYADALQMAKDHPEIVQLALRLKKAGNAIVALLGGREIHPVNVRVGGFYRVPTRRELAPLLEQLKTARDEAATLVRFVGGLEFPDFERDYEFVALRHESEYPFNEGRLVSNQGLDIDISQYDAHFVEEHVEHSNALQSTLKARGAYFVGPLARYNLNFDKLSPLAKSAASAAGLTHTCNNPFKSIIVRAVETLYAFDEAIRIIENYEMPERAAIDLEPQSATGYGCTEAPRGICFHRYKFDEQGLVADAKIVPPTSQNQQTIEQDLRAFVPAHIALDQNELTWRCEQAVRNYDPCISCATHFLRLEIERE
- a CDS encoding hydrogenase maturation nickel metallochaperone HypA — encoded protein: MHEAAIIQGILEVAERQAREHGACAIKKIKLKVGEFRGVVREALEFSFAAMKLETMAHNSELEIETIKLRVHCQRCGEVESSINDFNLLCPKCNEMLIIIAGRELQIEYLDIE
- a CDS encoding hydrogenase maturation protease; this translates as MEEGMNLVILGIGNPLLGDDGFGVEVARRCKTCNDLAGVDVVDGGSQGLYLLPYLKDRTHIIVADAIAFGGTPGEIVRLDAEQVPAKLSVKMSEHQVSFHEVLALMQLLNYQPQEFVFFGVQPKSHLWGEPMCAEVASSIDAVVEKITAQVNRWRNHTNGTHECFGAAQ
- the cybH gene encoding Ni/Fe-hydrogenase, b-type cytochrome subunit produces the protein MTADVQHIKVEAVPQVKTERTVRYYVWDRIVRLTHWVNLFAVATLIYTGFYIGGPFFRPTVDEPYGAHSMATMKNLHFIAAVVFTMNGLVRFYWFFAGKTYSQWFRLNLWQGDYWREVWWKLKEYLSLRYVDREPHTLGHNALASLSYSLLFLAASFIGVTGFAMAGKINPGGFLDTFFGWVVPLFGSEANVRSIHRLMMWAIIAFMIHHIAFVFYYEIFAEKGLLSSIITGIKIRPASWKPNEKPWKKE
- a CDS encoding 4Fe-4S dicluster domain-containing protein, giving the protein MKQAIIESRDFQKLIDVLIGEGFQVMAPTISDGAIVYDRVESVQEFPIGWTDEQEAGIYRLKKRHDQALFGYVVGPHSWKKFLHPPTVRLWQARRDANGLHFIEARRQSPKFAFLGVRACEIHAIEIQDRVFLQGQITDQTYATNRENLFIVAVNCTQPGNTCFCTSMKTGPKATRGFDLSLTEILQDNQHYFVVESGSERGEAILEQIPHRQSTDVENQHADELLRQSAEHMGRQLNTDGIKELLYRNMEHPRWDDVAKRCLTCANCTMVCPTCFCTTVEDVTDLRGEHAERVRKWDSCFTLDFSYIHGGNVRHSTKSRYRQWMTHKLASWIDQFGSSGCVGCGRCITWCPVGIDITEETRAIRESENATSETATSETATSDIMASELPDKEV
- a CDS encoding hydrogenase maturation protease, with the protein product MLEQTIKTLIIGVGNRYRHDDAVGLIIASRLCAKLSDDCEIIAHSGEGAALMEMLKDKNSVIIIDAVSSGATVGTIHRLNANAQKIPTNFFNYSTHAFSLAEAIEMARVLHQLPERLLIYGIEGENFTMGEGLSSAVERAAREVESEILRLAQQAQLIKSV
- the hypB gene encoding hydrogenase nickel incorporation protein HypB; the encoded protein is MHQVTLESNILEANEALAAENQIFFNRHNIFVINFMSAPGAGKTSVLEATIKRIKSDYRLGVIEGDLMTTLDADRIAALGVPAYQITTGTVCHLDAKMVHHALHHFKVNDLDLLLIENVGNLVCPAEFNLGEDLRVMVYSTVEGAEKPKKYPFMFHESQAVLLNKIDLLPYSGVELAELERNVLEVNPEAKIFPISCRTQEGLDEWVVWLRNCVETHKQNAMANFS
- the hypF gene encoding carbamoyltransferase HypF, whose translation is MQGEMAQPVSGVESRSRLRLTIRGAVQGVGFRPFIYRLALELRLTGWVNNSAQGVFIEVEGERQQLENFLLRIEPEKPPQSFIQSLESAFLDAKGFTKFEIIKSDDAGAKTAIVLPDIATCKDCLSEIFDPTNRRYRYPFTNCTNCGPRFSIIEALPYDRVSTTMKKFAMCEACKTEYENPLDRRFHAQPNACPACGPQLELWNREGKSIAAKDRALLAAADAIRQGAVVAVKGLGGFHLMVDARNDEAVKNLRQRKRREEKPFALMCPSLASIKALCQVSDLEARMLVSSESPIILLKRKPKDSGLQTPDSRLSDVLAPDNPYLGVMLAYTPLHHLLMNELGFPVVATSGNLSDEPICIDEFEALERLKNIADVFLVHNRPIARHVDDSIVRVMAGRELVMRRARGFAPLPVHLKETSKVILATGAHLKNTVALAVGKEIFLSQHIGDLETAEAYGAFQQVIASFKNLYEAEPAQIACDAHPDYLSTKFAKASDVPITSIQHHFAHVMACLAENEIAESALGVAWDGTGYGTDGTIWGGEFLQVSDGAYRRVAHFRAFHLPGGDRAIKEPRRIALGLLYEIFGDAVFAMDELAPVGAFTAEELSLLKQMLQKQINAPLTSSAGRLFDAVAAIINLYQRVRFEGQAAMQLEFALDGTTSNNAYQLRIAGEAQACCELRNNKCHSSLITHHSSLEANDSRLQTPDSRLIFDWQPMILGIIEDWRKQIPVAEISVKFHNTLVEAIVSIARLIGEQCVVLTGGCFQNKYLTERAVARLREEGFRPYWHQRIPPNDGGIALGQAFATIHTMKEE